A genomic stretch from Candidatus Methanomassiliicoccus intestinalis Issoire-Mx1 includes:
- a CDS encoding NAD-dependent epimerase/dehydratase family protein, which produces MNILITGASGQLSSYLFEEADVRNHDAWGVDIVPPGNASAKDKVEIIDIRDTEKLAKSANGADVIIHTAAQVSVQKSLMDPVFDADINVLGTVSALKAAVDSGVKKFIFISSAAVYGNPVSLPISEMHPVNPLSVYGASKLAAEGYVRMFENTYGLKTIIIRPFNFYSSRADADSPYSGVITKFSECVKNNSPITIDGDGMQTRDFLHAADVSKFIHLAMESDVSGVTFNCGSGKAISINELAEKMISVSSKNIDIVHSQPRTADIKHSVADVRLAEELLDFHTSVTIEEGLKELFTSQNQLSAKMSISMQ; this is translated from the coding sequence ATGAATATTTTGATAACTGGTGCATCTGGGCAGCTTAGTTCTTATCTGTTTGAAGAAGCAGATGTTAGAAATCATGATGCATGGGGTGTAGATATTGTACCGCCAGGGAATGCAAGTGCAAAGGACAAAGTGGAGATTATCGATATCCGCGATACAGAAAAATTAGCTAAATCAGCGAACGGGGCAGATGTAATTATTCACACAGCCGCACAAGTTTCTGTTCAAAAATCATTAATGGATCCAGTTTTTGACGCCGATATCAATGTTCTAGGTACCGTGTCAGCTCTCAAAGCCGCTGTGGATTCAGGCGTTAAAAAATTCATATTTATCTCTAGTGCAGCAGTTTATGGAAATCCAGTAAGTCTTCCAATATCTGAGATGCATCCGGTTAATCCGTTGTCTGTGTATGGTGCAAGCAAGCTCGCTGCGGAAGGATATGTAAGAATGTTTGAGAATACATATGGATTAAAAACCATCATTATCAGGCCTTTCAATTTTTATTCATCCAGAGCCGATGCGGACAGTCCATATTCTGGAGTAATAACAAAATTTTCAGAGTGTGTTAAAAACAATAGCCCCATCACAATAGATGGAGACGGTATGCAGACTCGAGATTTTCTTCACGCTGCAGATGTTTCTAAATTTATTCATCTGGCGATGGAGTCGGATGTAAGCGGAGTTACTTTCAATTGCGGATCAGGCAAAGCAATCAGCATAAACGAACTTGCTGAAAAGATGATTTCCGTCTCTTCAAAAAATATTGATATAGTTCATTCGCAGCCTAGGACTGCAGATATTAAACACTCAGTAGCGGATGTGCGATTGGCAGAAGAACTGCTGGATTTTCACACATCCGTTACTATTGAGGAAGGATTGAAAGAATTGTTCACGTCACAAAATCAACTTTCAGCGAAGATGTCCATATCTATGCAGTAA
- a CDS encoding HesA/MoeB/ThiF family protein: MERYSRQVILDGFGSEKQKILSESTVGILGVGGLGCPAATYLAGAGIGKLILVDSQSPEESNLNRQILHWPEDIGERSKSESAAWKLKRFNPDINIIEKTMEVTEDNIKEIFMDANLILDCTDNFLTRMILNKYCINSSTPFIHAAVESWHGQITTIIPKITPCLKCIFPNLPPAKKIFPIIGPAAGIFGSLQASEAIKILTGTGDPLTSKLLIGDVQYNQWDIIEIGKRENCPACKIA, translated from the coding sequence ATGGAGAGGTATTCCCGACAGGTAATCTTGGATGGTTTTGGGTCTGAGAAACAAAAGATTCTCTCAGAGTCTACCGTCGGTATACTTGGTGTTGGTGGATTGGGATGTCCAGCTGCTACATATCTTGCAGGTGCCGGGATTGGAAAACTGATATTGGTCGACTCACAATCTCCAGAAGAAAGCAATCTAAATAGACAAATTCTTCACTGGCCGGAGGATATTGGAGAACGAAGTAAATCCGAATCAGCCGCCTGGAAGCTGAAACGATTTAATCCAGATATAAACATAATCGAAAAAACAATGGAAGTAACTGAAGACAATATTAAAGAAATTTTTATGGATGCAAATCTCATTTTGGACTGCACCGATAACTTCCTGACAAGAATGATTTTAAACAAATATTGTATAAATTCAAGCACGCCATTTATTCATGCTGCTGTAGAAAGCTGGCATGGCCAGATAACAACCATAATTCCAAAAATTACACCATGTCTAAAATGTATATTTCCAAATCTGCCACCCGCTAAAAAAATATTTCCGATAATCGGACCCGCTGCTGGAATATTCGGCTCTCTGCAGGCTTCAGAAGCAATAAAAATCTTGACAGGCACTGGAGATCCATTAACTTCAAAACTTCTCATTGGAGACGTTCAATACAATCAATGGGATATTATAGAAATAGGAAAGCGGGAAAACTGTCCCGCCTGTAAAATTGCTTAA
- a CDS encoding YlmC/YmxH family sporulation protein: MFKSETLVETRPLEIGETDSKDVVSSDGKILGKMTGVWINTSNWNVEHLIVEMDKNTAEMLDLKKKMLRSTKTALPVRYVGVISDVVKLNSTIEELSGALTESKV; the protein is encoded by the coding sequence ATGTTTAAGTCTGAAACTCTCGTAGAAACAAGACCTCTCGAGATTGGTGAGACAGACAGTAAAGATGTCGTATCATCGGATGGGAAGATTCTTGGGAAAATGACTGGGGTGTGGATAAACACATCAAATTGGAATGTAGAACACCTCATCGTTGAGATGGATAAGAATACCGCAGAGATGTTAGATTTGAAAAAGAAGATGCTGAGAAGCACTAAAACTGCTCTTCCTGTGAGGTATGTCGGCGTAATTTCCGATGTGGTGAAGCTTAATTCAACAATTGAAGAGCTTAGCGGTGCTTTAACAGAGTCTAAAGTGTAA
- a CDS encoding manganese efflux pump MntP codes for MNLIELIFIAIGLSMDAFAIAICKGISIGKATIKDAAVVGLFFGGFQAIMPIIGYYVGEGFHGLVESFSYLIAAALLIILGLKMIKDSRGEKDTTKGLDFKNLLVLSVATSIDSLAVGISFSLTNVALFPAVVIIGLVTFIISFIGVKSGSFFGMKFQSGAEIFGGIILILIGLKVLLEGLGTI; via the coding sequence ATGAATCTGATTGAGCTTATCTTCATTGCAATAGGATTGTCCATGGATGCCTTTGCCATCGCTATCTGCAAAGGAATCTCCATTGGAAAGGCTACGATAAAAGATGCAGCAGTAGTCGGATTATTTTTTGGTGGATTTCAAGCAATCATGCCCATAATCGGGTACTATGTTGGTGAGGGTTTTCATGGTTTAGTTGAATCATTTAGCTATCTGATTGCAGCTGCTTTGCTAATTATCCTGGGACTTAAAATGATAAAGGATTCCAGGGGTGAAAAAGATACCACAAAGGGTTTAGATTTCAAAAATTTATTAGTTCTTTCAGTTGCTACCAGCATTGACTCATTAGCAGTAGGAATAAGTTTCTCACTCACAAATGTTGCATTATTTCCAGCAGTAGTCATAATCGGACTAGTTACATTCATAATCTCATTTATTGGGGTAAAATCTGGTAGTTTCTTTGGAATGAAATTTCAATCAGGGGCCGAAATATTTGGAGGTATCATCCTTATCCTGATTGGTTTAAAGGTGCTTCTCGAAGGTCTTGGGACTATTTGA
- a CDS encoding flippase — protein sequence MGLARNVAKNTIAMGSVQLASQLSTFILSVFLQLYLGNSYGIYSYAFSLASLIFIISDFGLNFQTVIDVAPNREIAPQYLTNTIFLRIILGTIGMGVTFVVIAVSNLGYETNLAILIIALSTAFNWISQSFTAMLSAFEQMHYIMYTTLVERCFTTSVAIAALFLGYRLEFVIIIVLLGSILNVFLSWAVTSKYIVKANKKPDVKQSMRQLKTALPYAAAGVLNTSMYSLNAVIIWNVVLWTGGGSVYAAHDTALYNLSFNVIVALITIPTVLMTALMPAISRLYRTSSDLTRLTQQKVMKYMFALGIPLSVGGVILAKDIISLIYSPEFIDSYQVFEVLAPVIAISYFGTGLGGVLASAGLVHYNTLSAAIGAGVNAILCCALVPFFGAIGAAAAFTISYVAIVVSGERFMAKKIFSVDVRDILVKPIISAMIMGIVLLILPHMSLIISLLVGVISYFGVFLILGGLNKEDREILKRVMKKGV from the coding sequence ATGGGCTTAGCGAGGAATGTGGCAAAGAATACTATAGCGATGGGTTCTGTACAACTCGCTAGTCAGTTATCTACATTCATACTATCCGTGTTCCTGCAGTTATACTTGGGAAACAGCTATGGAATATATTCTTACGCGTTTTCATTAGCGTCTCTCATTTTTATAATCTCAGATTTTGGACTTAACTTTCAAACAGTTATTGACGTAGCTCCTAATCGAGAGATTGCCCCTCAGTATTTAACAAATACAATTTTTCTAAGAATTATTCTCGGCACAATAGGAATGGGTGTGACGTTCGTAGTCATTGCAGTATCCAATCTGGGATATGAAACAAATCTGGCAATTTTAATAATCGCATTGAGTACTGCATTCAATTGGATTTCTCAATCATTTACAGCAATGTTGTCTGCATTTGAACAAATGCATTACATAATGTATACCACACTGGTAGAACGCTGTTTTACTACCTCGGTAGCAATTGCAGCACTATTCCTCGGCTACAGATTGGAGTTTGTAATTATCATCGTATTGCTCGGATCCATTCTAAATGTATTTCTCAGCTGGGCTGTAACTTCAAAATACATTGTAAAAGCAAATAAAAAACCAGATGTCAAACAGTCAATGAGACAATTAAAAACAGCACTCCCATACGCAGCCGCGGGAGTTTTGAACACGTCCATGTATTCATTGAATGCAGTGATAATATGGAATGTGGTTTTATGGACTGGGGGCGGATCAGTATATGCAGCTCATGACACCGCCCTGTATAATTTGTCATTCAACGTCATTGTAGCGTTGATCACAATTCCTACAGTTCTGATGACCGCGCTTATGCCGGCGATATCCAGGTTGTATCGTACTTCTTCAGATCTGACAAGACTTACACAGCAGAAGGTAATGAAATACATGTTTGCGCTAGGTATTCCTCTTTCTGTTGGAGGGGTAATTTTAGCAAAGGATATAATCTCTTTAATATACTCTCCAGAATTCATAGACTCATATCAGGTCTTTGAAGTTTTAGCGCCTGTGATAGCAATCAGCTATTTTGGAACGGGCCTGGGCGGAGTTTTGGCATCTGCGGGACTGGTGCACTACAATACTCTATCGGCAGCTATTGGAGCGGGTGTAAATGCCATCCTATGCTGCGCACTAGTTCCATTTTTTGGTGCGATCGGTGCAGCGGCGGCATTCACAATATCATATGTGGCGATAGTTGTGTCTGGAGAGAGGTTTATGGCAAAGAAAATATTTTCAGTAGATGTTAGAGACATACTCGTAAAACCAATAATCTCCGCTATGATCATGGGTATAGTGCTTTTGATACTGCCGCACATGTCTCTGATTATATCGCTGCTTGTAGGAGTCATTTCCTACTTTGGAGTATTTCTGATATTAGGCGGATTAAACAAAGAAGACCGCGAAATTCTTAAGAGAGTTATGAAAAAAGGAGTCTAA
- a CDS encoding DUF6015 family protein has translation MTVVSVLEIELALKNTLGKKGMECDDIQKLAEYVAGFFGYAGAVIDNRLASEDRDIFYMLEEEGLLTTMEEEVHLKKGKMWRIHYWMLKTDQVSRLAQMDSGSSEEEELLKIYEALPSDAWGRD, from the coding sequence ATGACGGTCGTGTCCGTATTAGAAATAGAGTTAGCTCTAAAGAACACTCTTGGAAAAAAGGGCATGGAATGTGATGACATACAAAAGCTAGCTGAATATGTAGCTGGCTTTTTTGGATATGCAGGAGCGGTTATCGACAATCGCTTAGCGTCTGAAGATCGGGATATCTTCTACATGCTGGAAGAAGAAGGACTTCTGACAACTATGGAAGAAGAAGTCCATCTGAAGAAAGGAAAAATGTGGAGGATTCATTATTGGATGCTGAAAACTGATCAAGTATCCAGACTGGCGCAAATGGACTCAGGCAGCTCCGAAGAGGAAGAGCTCTTAAAGATCTATGAAGCACTTCCTTCAGATGCATGGGGAAGAGATTAG
- a CDS encoding PRC-barrel domain-containing protein: protein MRSLDQIIGLPVITSDAKNIGVVKDVSISTVDWKIKSIEVSQKKKILQIFSESTFIGSDSVKALSDTVVLSVPSDELVNSIEENPEGMVANSILGTEIILKDANRVGSADMIFFGSDDFTVSCIRVKPEREIMEALRLQNTQPLYLKPDDIKAAGDMIIVDITKDELTTFPGAA, encoded by the coding sequence ATGAGAAGTTTAGATCAGATAATCGGCCTGCCTGTGATAACTTCAGATGCTAAAAATATTGGAGTAGTCAAAGATGTAAGCATCTCTACAGTGGACTGGAAGATAAAATCCATAGAGGTATCACAGAAAAAGAAGATTTTACAGATATTTTCTGAAAGCACATTCATTGGATCGGACAGCGTCAAAGCTTTATCTGACACAGTAGTTTTGAGTGTTCCTTCGGATGAGCTCGTCAACAGTATCGAAGAAAATCCTGAAGGAATGGTTGCTAATTCCATTCTTGGAACTGAAATAATCCTGAAGGATGCTAATAGAGTCGGATCAGCAGATATGATTTTCTTTGGTTCAGATGATTTTACAGTATCTTGTATACGAGTTAAACCAGAACGAGAAATAATGGAGGCTCTCAGATTACAAAATACGCAGCCTCTTTATCTTAAACCTGATGATATCAAAGCTGCTGGAGATATGATAATTGTAGACATCACAAAAGATGAGCTTACTACATTCCCTGGAGCCGCCTAA
- a CDS encoding ZIP family metal transporter, whose amino-acid sequence MSDTLVELVLYLLAIIVVSLIGGALPYMRRWGSSNLHYFVAISAGVFIGASFLILIPEAINTLIEEGGDVHDAVSHALMWVMIGFILLLMIEIIIKERHEKKCRNHTNEHKHKLTSLAAFTGLGIHSAVDGLALGAAIVASESNSELGTVVLLAILAHKAIDLFSLSTTFCLADVPRKQGLINIGLFTLITPIAAIISFFAVDLIDSAPIGVLMALAGGTFTFVGMYDLLPEAFHEKRNNYKAYALVVIGILLILILNMLTGGAHTH is encoded by the coding sequence ATGAGTGATACCTTGGTGGAGCTAGTACTTTATTTACTGGCAATAATCGTAGTCTCTTTAATTGGCGGGGCTCTTCCGTATATGCGTAGGTGGGGCTCTTCAAATCTTCATTACTTTGTTGCCATAAGTGCTGGTGTGTTTATCGGTGCAAGTTTTTTGATTTTGATTCCAGAAGCAATCAACACACTCATCGAAGAAGGCGGAGACGTACACGATGCCGTATCTCATGCTCTGATGTGGGTAATGATTGGATTTATACTCCTATTAATGATTGAAATCATAATCAAAGAGCGTCATGAAAAAAAGTGTCGCAACCATACGAATGAGCATAAACATAAACTTACATCGCTAGCTGCTTTCACTGGTCTAGGCATTCACTCAGCAGTAGACGGCTTAGCCCTTGGAGCAGCCATAGTCGCCTCTGAATCAAATTCTGAATTGGGAACCGTGGTTTTACTTGCAATCTTAGCTCATAAGGCAATAGACTTATTCTCGTTATCAACCACTTTTTGTCTGGCAGATGTTCCCAGAAAACAAGGTTTGATCAATATTGGACTTTTTACGCTGATTACACCAATCGCCGCAATAATCTCATTCTTCGCTGTTGATTTAATTGACTCAGCTCCGATTGGGGTTTTGATGGCTCTGGCCGGCGGAACATTTACTTTCGTAGGTATGTATGATCTGCTTCCTGAAGCATTCCATGAGAAACGCAATAATTACAAAGCCTATGCATTGGTAGTTATTGGCATACTTCTGATACTCATTTTGAATATGCTTACAGGAGGAGCTCATACACATTGA
- a CDS encoding helix-turn-helix domain-containing protein, with the protein MHALETSKLLTEEYSAKILLALMGRPKSALELSDKLDIPIAACYRKINLLESAGLICCEERKLTRAGKRVNMYKARVKSASIAMERNGIRARIEMIDGTFIDSDYCIDMDIFAES; encoded by the coding sequence ATGCACGCACTAGAAACATCTAAGCTTCTAACGGAAGAGTATTCAGCAAAGATTCTTTTAGCACTCATGGGAAGACCAAAGAGTGCTCTGGAGTTATCAGATAAATTAGACATACCGATAGCTGCATGCTATAGAAAAATCAATCTTTTAGAATCCGCTGGGCTGATCTGCTGTGAAGAAAGAAAACTTACAAGAGCAGGTAAGAGAGTGAATATGTACAAAGCGAGGGTAAAATCCGCTTCTATCGCAATGGAAAGAAACGGTATACGCGCCAGAATTGAAATGATTGATGGAACGTTTATAGACAGCGATTACTGCATAGATATGGACATCTTCGCTGAAAGTTGA
- a CDS encoding DUF835 domain-containing protein: protein MIITCDRQVYLFEEEKAYNTNHLIRNELKNGRRILYISKMPIGVLKEQFDKDNNLIDLRSLSPRPESNCISPMNVDALMHTIQKFIEDGSDGIIVINGIEIMEKWMSFSKIKSTIEYVKKLALENGYSVIITQNPLVINSHRLLMLEDIADEVISKKSKD, encoded by the coding sequence ATGATCATAACATGCGATAGACAAGTATATTTGTTTGAAGAGGAAAAAGCATATAACACTAATCACTTGATAAGAAATGAACTTAAAAATGGAAGAAGAATTTTATACATATCCAAAATGCCAATCGGAGTTCTTAAAGAACAGTTTGATAAAGACAATAATCTGATAGATCTAAGATCGTTATCTCCCAGACCTGAATCAAATTGCATTTCCCCGATGAATGTTGATGCGTTGATGCATACTATTCAAAAATTTATTGAAGATGGATCAGATGGAATAATCGTTATCAACGGAATTGAAATAATGGAAAAATGGATGAGTTTTAGTAAGATTAAATCAACAATAGAATATGTAAAGAAGCTTGCATTGGAGAATGGCTATTCTGTCATAATTACTCAAAATCCACTTGTAATAAATTCTCATAGATTATTGATGTTAGAAGATATAGCAGATGAAGTAATATCCAAAAAATCTAAAGATTAA
- a CDS encoding Mrp/NBP35 family ATP-binding protein, translating into MEGDINVVTAKPEDVKLMKKLSKIKHTIIVMSGKGGVGKSTVSVNIAVGLALRGYEVGILDADIHGPNVPKMLKLEDMRLEADENGIYPAEVPPRIKVMSMAFLSQDKDTPIVWRGPMKMGALRQFIEDVYWGELDYLVVDLPPGTGDEPLTIAQLISNADGSVIVTTPQDVALLDSRKSVSFSNALELPVLGIVENMAGFVCPHCKETVNLFKIGGGEKAANELGVPFLGRVPIDPNVVDAGDNGMPLIADNGSSPAAEAFEGIIDKILEKTEKH; encoded by the coding sequence ATGGAAGGAGACATTAACGTAGTTACTGCAAAACCAGAAGACGTCAAATTAATGAAAAAACTCTCAAAAATAAAGCATACAATTATTGTGATGTCTGGAAAAGGTGGTGTGGGAAAGAGTACTGTAAGTGTAAACATCGCCGTTGGATTGGCTCTCAGAGGCTACGAAGTCGGTATTCTGGATGCTGATATTCATGGACCCAATGTTCCTAAAATGCTGAAACTTGAAGATATGCGGTTGGAAGCGGATGAAAATGGCATATATCCAGCAGAAGTTCCACCACGCATTAAAGTAATGTCCATGGCATTCTTGTCTCAGGACAAGGATACACCAATCGTCTGGCGCGGTCCTATGAAAATGGGAGCTCTCCGTCAATTTATAGAAGATGTTTATTGGGGAGAATTGGATTACCTTGTTGTAGACTTACCGCCAGGAACCGGTGATGAACCTCTTACAATTGCCCAGCTGATATCAAATGCAGACGGCAGTGTGATTGTGACCACCCCTCAGGATGTTGCATTATTAGATTCCAGAAAGAGTGTTTCATTTTCCAATGCACTTGAACTTCCCGTACTAGGCATAGTGGAAAATATGGCAGGATTCGTATGCCCACACTGTAAAGAAACTGTGAATTTGTTTAAGATTGGCGGCGGTGAAAAAGCTGCTAATGAACTAGGCGTTCCATTCCTGGGGAGAGTCCCAATAGATCCAAATGTAGTCGATGCAGGAGATAACGGAATGCCGTTGATTGCTGATAATGGATCTTCCCCTGCAGCTGAAGCATTTGAAGGCATAATAGACAAAATACTGGAAAAAACTGAGAAACACTAA
- a CDS encoding ABC transporter ATP-binding protein, producing MNEDPIIQIKNLRKKYGKVDAVSGITFNVESGKLFAFLGPNGAGKSTTIDMICTLLEPDEGKIIIDGMVRGKDDDAIRNRIGIVFQNSVLDNLLTVRENLIVRADLYGLKNEDLERALNDAAEATDILEFLDRPYGKLSGGQKRRADIARALVNTPKILFLDEPTTGLDPQTKNIVWNKIMDLQKKTGMTVFLTTHYMEEAASADYIVVINHGEIAAQGTPYELQENYSSDRIKLTANDIDLLKTALERNHISYTVKENTFTIAIGSTLDAIPIVNSVKHLILGFEVLHGTMEDAFINIIGKEVSF from the coding sequence TTGAACGAAGATCCAATAATCCAGATAAAAAATTTAAGAAAGAAATACGGCAAAGTGGATGCTGTATCTGGCATAACATTTAATGTTGAATCTGGCAAGTTGTTTGCATTTTTGGGACCCAATGGCGCAGGAAAATCGACTACGATCGATATGATTTGCACTCTCCTTGAACCAGATGAAGGAAAGATTATAATTGACGGCATGGTGCGCGGGAAAGATGATGACGCAATTAGGAATAGGATCGGCATTGTATTCCAGAACAGCGTACTGGACAATCTTTTGACTGTTCGGGAAAATCTCATCGTAAGAGCTGATTTATACGGTCTTAAAAATGAGGATTTAGAGAGAGCATTGAATGATGCTGCCGAGGCTACAGATATCTTGGAGTTCTTAGACAGGCCATACGGTAAACTATCCGGGGGACAAAAACGCAGAGCTGATATTGCCAGAGCTCTTGTAAACACTCCAAAAATCCTATTTTTAGACGAACCAACAACTGGTCTTGACCCGCAGACTAAGAATATTGTGTGGAACAAAATAATGGATCTTCAGAAAAAGACTGGAATGACTGTGTTTCTTACCACGCATTACATGGAGGAAGCCGCGTCTGCGGATTATATCGTTGTGATCAATCATGGTGAAATAGCAGCACAGGGGACTCCATATGAACTGCAGGAAAATTACAGTTCAGACCGCATAAAGCTCACAGCAAACGACATTGATCTTCTCAAAACAGCTCTGGAGAGAAACCACATCAGCTATACTGTTAAAGAAAATACTTTTACCATCGCTATAGGTAGCACTTTGGATGCAATACCTATTGTAAATTCTGTGAAACATCTGATTTTGGGATTTGAAGTTCTTCATGGAACGATGGAAGACGCATTCATCAATATAATTGGAAAAGAGGTATCATTCTGA